AGATGGATATCAACAATAGTTCACTGTTGGCCAGGACTCCCTTTAGCCTGCATTTGTTTTCTTTCACTCAGTAAATATTTTGCATTGTGGTGAATTTCATAGGTTAATGGGGACCTCCCTATTGAGATTAAAAGCATCTAATAGAATGTCCCCTCATGACATAACCTGTTTTTTCTATAAATTCTCTTATCTGCCTAAAAGGTTTGGGACAATGAAAGGGAGGCAATATTCAGACTGTCTGAAAAAGTAAATCAATCCAATGCATTCAGAACATGGCAAATGAGAAGTAAATGCTCCCAATTTTACAGTAAGGTAAGGCTGACTAGTCTAAGCGATAAATTTCTGTAACTAGCTAACAAAACTGAAAGCTGCATTAGAATTGTTTACAGCAAATGGAATCAAATAATGCAGAGCTGagcatcaaataaaaatgtaaacgtaaCTGTCACctcattcaaatgaaaaattgCTTTAGTGCAACAGGATTGGTGCTGGCTGTGGATATTGGTGCACAGTCTCCCTCGGCTCACTGTGGCAATTCCAGTGCTCTGCTCCCTGCAAACCATTTCAAATAGCTGAGCAGATGGGAGGTGGGAAATACGATTTCTCCCCAGTTTATGCCATTAGTGGCTGGTTTGAGCAGAGTCTTTATGGCCTCCTAACATTgtaatggacaagtggcagagCTGATCCCAGGCCTGCCAAAACTTAACAGTTTTGTTTCTGTCCACAGTGGCATTGGTGTGGTGCACATAAGAACACAATGTGGAATTCCAGCTCATTTACCCTGGCCATGAAAGCATTTATATCCTCCCTACAATAAAGTTACATTTAGTGGCACACATTTAATGATCCCTACAAtaaagttagttttttttactgtgaatgtATGTTTCATAAAAACTTATAAACACCAAACATACCATGCTGTGATTTAatccttttcattttaaactCTGAGTACCAGTAGTATGACACTGTCatgaatttcattaaaataaagtaattattttAAGTAAAGTTAATGGATTCTATGGTGCATTAGTTAATAAGTGTATTTCATTCTAAATTAGATTAGAGGGTAAAGTGGGTCAATCAGCCGGCGCAGAGGATGCTTCCTAAAATCTAAATGTGACCTTGAAGACATACTTCAATATGAATTAGCTAAAACTACAGGATAATTGTCCAAAAATCCTTGAGAGGGAAATTAATGAATCTATGTTCATCTATGTATGGTGGCAGTAAGGACATATTAGCTTGAAACATCCTTGAACAACCAATATAACTAATGTTGTATTCAAACACTGGTGTAAACCCTCTGCGATCAaagggtgtggggtcactactggtacccaaagtacagaaggtcacagctgggaacagatccttctcatatagacctctgcagttgtggaacagcttgccagTCAGCGTTCAGGaatcagacacagtctcagtgtttaaatctaaactgacaACAAATCTGTTTTCTGTGACACATCTGTGAATCTACTGACtttaaggtgctctggataaggctgtctgataaatgctgtaaatgtaagaatgtgTTCAAGCAGGGGtcaaaacataaataaactaTCTTTGATATAGTGTGGATTTCCAAGCGTCTTACAATTATTGTATATACTGTACTGAATTTCTTATCAATGCATCCCGATTTCTACAAAGTGCAAGAGCGTCTTTTCACCCAGATAGATGGTGTGTGAATGACTGCTTTCTAGCATTCCCCAGGAAGTGAGCATGAAATCTGATAAGTCGCCTATGATGACAATAAGCTGACCGATGTCTGCTGAATTTAGTGCAGTATAATTTGATGAGAAGGCTGTGACCAGAGGCAACAATAGAGGGTTTCATAGGCATGAGAGGGACAACAACCCGTGTGACAAGGCCAGGTTCCTAAACATGTTTGATACTGTACTGAAAGAGTCTGTTaaatattactatttttttgtaGAAGATGTGCAATGTTATTCTAATAAAAATACGTAATAAATGATCAGCTATTTCTTATGTTGTAACAAGGCCTTGACTGTGAGAAAACCATATAGTGTGTTATATCACCAACATTCAATAGCAGAGAACTGTGCACCAAAGGGGGTTTTACATATCACACTTATGGCACTCTGACCTGCTGTGTGATCTGATGCAGGACACCGGAACCCGGTGTCACTGGGAGTGATCCCTCGGCTCTCAGGTTTAACAGCTCATATTGCCAGCTTCATGGCTGAGAGAACTGTGGACACAGGCCTGTCATTTGTCCTACCAAATCACTTTCCTCTTTAGTGGCCACAGCATTTTACTCACATCCAAGAATGGCAGAGAGGCCAAAGAAGAATGTCTCGTACACGTATCAttattagatttaaaaaaaataaataaataaaagtcagTGGAATCACCTCTGGTTTTCATGAAGATTGGAGAGTGTGAGTATCTTTGGTTAGACAGTATTACCATAACCACAGAGTAAATAATATCAGGTGTGGGAAACAGCCATGTATAATAGGATTGGGTGGATAATCAATATTACGTCAAaaccaaaaatgcttttaatgggTAACAGCACCTGTTTGCAACCACACTTGTTATCTagtgtaaaaaacacacactcaaacaaatCCATATGAATTCTGTAGATTTTGTAAACTGTAGTCTGTAAATTACTAAAAGCTGTTTTATAGGAAATGATGATAATACAGGAACCTGTTCATGGTAGCTGACTGGTAGTGGGTGATGATAAGGGTTGCCAGGACTTCATGGACTGGATGTGGTTTGTACCTAGTGGCCATGGAAATCAGGTCACTATAAGGAAATTAGGCTAATGTAACCATCAAATTAAGGACTGAAGGGATAAGCAAACAAtccacattaataaaaaaaaaaataggacagAGTGGGAAGCATGTTTTTCTGTATTCACATGTACATATTGACACTGCacattctgtacaaaaaaaaaccttataataatttaaaagctTGACCTGCATTAAAACAATACTTCACAGGGTGAACGTTTTCCACAGTTCTATATCTATGAAGTAACGGTGCATGTTTTAAGTTGCAGTTGCAGTGGTTTGAGGAGGCCAGGcccaacattttaaaaactcaCAGAGGATGCAGGAACCTGTTTTTAGCTGAATGTGACAGCTGGACTATTCctaaccacaaaaaaaactacaaaggcCACCCTCCCAAATAAATGCTCTTCCTCTAGGAATCATAATACTGTGAGTATTTTATAATGCTCTTAGGTCACATACAGCAAGAGGggatagagaaaaaaaaaaaaaaccctgacaaCACAGTACATTTCACTGCCATAAAAAGAATCTAAATGTATACAGATATCTGTAcatatggtgtgtgtatatgtcatTTATATTCAGAGGTAAACATTGCAAAATGTGGAATCACATTTGTTGAACTGGGCCACAAATGaaaaaccaaaattaaaaaaaagtgcaaaaaataacATCCAGGTCCCACAGTCTCACGATCAACTGTATAGACTGCAGTGCCATGTGAGGTCCAGTTTTCATCAGTGTGGGCATGGCGACCAGCCTGCAGCTTTGATTGCAATTGATAGGGGCAGGTTGGTCCGTGGGCGATTGGGGTCTCTGCCAGAGGACAGCCACTGAGCGGCACTGAGCCCAACTGTTACTCCCAACACAGGGCGTGTGAATTGGAGAGCCCAGCCAGGCACCAGTCCAGACTCCAACCAGCAAATGCCTCTTCAGGGTCGATGGAACCTGCCAAGGCAAAGAGAAAACAGTTGATAAGCCTAGACTTGGGTTAATAGACCCTTGGTCTTATTTTCTTGTCTCGAGGGCATACCTGGTAAATTGCTTGCTCTCCTCATGCACCTCCATCTCTTTGCTCTTGAATTCATTCAGCTCTTTGCGAATAGCAGCCTGTGGTGAAATAGAGAAAGCATGTTTTAAACGCGCAGCTTTTGGATTAGTTTCTCGTTCTCTGAAGAGTGGTGGCTGTTAAAATTACATCACGGAACACAGCGCTGTGCCATTCTGCCTGTGATCCTTAGCAACACAAGATGGCCAGCATTTGCTCTTCTCAGCACCGGCACACTTGAAGGGAGGAGGGAAACTGGGAAGCGGCAACAAGGCTTGGCAGACAAGCATTCTGTTGTTGATGCCCGTGAGCAGGAAGTCATGCTGGTGTGCATCATGAGGTCATCATAAGATGACGTCCACGCAGGAGCAGTAGTAAATAGCATGTTACAAAAAGCCTGCTGTAAGGTGGactaattgttttatttacataactGTAGTTGTTTTCtcataaagaaaaacagagtTTTGTAAAACAAGCTCACTTTTTCAGCTGGTGTCAGTCTGGTCCAAGGCTTGTCAGCTCGGCGGTCATAATCTTTGGCATCAGTCACTTCCACATATTCGTTAAATCGCAGGATGCGTCTGGCCACCAATTCTGCAACTGTGGGTCTCACACTTAactgcgtacacacacacacacacacacgccagttACTTGACAAGATCAGACCTTTCACTTAAAGGGAAATAATACATAAgggtaaaaacaacaaaaaggtgGGAATAGACTGCAATGACCCCTGAATGACAAAAAGAAGGAATCCACTGAAACCAGACAAACATTCCTATGATATCAGAGGTCAAGGGTCTGCCTCTGCTAAATCTACACACAGGGGGTTTGAATTGTCTAatgtcaaatatttaaaatctggaatagatttttttttatttctttgattAAAACCaagtttttgtaaaaatgtattgataTACAGCTAAAATAATGCTTCCTCCTTCTTACACTTGtattactgaaataaaatgtagtaTTCAGTAAGATAAAATATGCTAATAACAGTAGTGACCACAAGATGGCAGACTAGTTCCAGCGTGCATACATAACGCAACCCTGCTCCCTAAAAGATTGGCTTATTAGAATCCTTACCTTTCGAGAGAGTCTTCTTTTAATCTCTTGTTTGGCTTCATGCTCTTCTTCCACATTTTTCTCTGTAAAACAATTAGCATTATTATTCACACTGCTCCTTTATTGAGGATTTTCAGTGGCTGAATGTGCATTGCTCATGAGATTCcacttttcaaaaaaaaaaaatggcgatCTTGCCATTTAGCAGCAGAAGATGCATGCGGGGACCAACCTTTAACACTGACAGCACCAGTGTTTTGTGGCTGGCTAATGACATAGCAGACATTCTCTACAGAACATGGAAAAATAAGGTCTCTACATCAAACCCCAGATCCCTACTAATGAGGATTAGTGACATACAgtgacatacatttacatttacagcatttatcagacgcccttatccagagcgacttacaatcagtagttacagggacagtccccctggagcaatttagggttaagtgtcttgctcagggacacaaaagtagtaagtgggatttgaacctgggtcttctggttcataggcgagtgtgttacccactaggctactaccacccacgaaACTGCAGCAAACATTGCGTAAATGTTTGCAACCAAAAATATCTGACTGGCCAAgagcaataattatttaatctCCACCactagtttagtgtgtgtgtgtgtgtgtgtgtgtgtaatgctcatatatatatatatttacatatttatatatgagcATTTTTTCAATACATTGTATagtgtgtatactgttgtactggcaaaccaatcttgaatctatttattttttactttgtgattgagagagagagagaaataaatgttttgtacagggtgggccatttatatggatgcaccttaataaaatgggaatggttggtgacattgaatacattttataagtggtcagaaacttgtaaataactcatgaaagttacattaaaatcaagcacaccattgtttttcttgtgaaattaccagcAAATTTGATGTGtgtcacatgaaaaaaacaaaagttggatccaacatggccaacttcaaaatggccactatggtcaccacacatcttgaaaagtttgccccctcacatatactaatgtgccactaacaggatgttaatatcaccaaccattcccattttattaaggtgtatccatataaatggcccaccctgtagcaTGCTTTTGTAGTCATTTAAATCCTTAATCTATGCTAAACATATTCCCTCTACTGATAAACCAGCAGAGCAGATGGACATCGATCTGCTAATGGCAACCATGCAATCACTCATATGAATGCATAGCTCTCTCTTAGAAATGTTTTTGGCTTTGGCATTGTCCACAATTCAAACCCATTTTCCCATTTCCAATTTAACTTTCCAAAATCTAAAGGCATGGAAAGAGGACACTGTGCATTGAAGAGATAATATGCCTGGCTCtaataagataaaatacaaaGTCAAAGTAGGCCTGATAAAAGAGAGGATAGATGTTTTGGGCTAATTACATTCTGGTAACTGCACTTTCCATCTACCAAGCCGCCTGGAAACCTGACTCTCCTGTGTTCATATAGCCGCAGTTTAAGTGCATGTTTGCCCACTGCGGCATCGATCAGCAGGTCTGGAGGAGATAGAAGCAGAGTAAACATAGAAGTAACAGGCAAGCATCTGGATCAGTCAGACTTACGTTTAAGAATGTTCCTCTGCTCCAACTCTTCTGTTGTAGGTCTCTGGCTCAGGCGCCTAGCACATGTAAAAAGCAGGTAAAAAAGAGAAGCCCAGGTTCTAGTGTTTATCTCAAAAAGGTTCAGACAATCAtacattttctcttttcccACCATTTTCAGTAATAGCAACTAATTTACACCCACATGGAATGAACGGTTttctttttgcatatttattaaatgaCTAATTaaagtggtgggcagtggtggcctagtggttaaggaagtggccctgtaatcagaaggcaaagcaccgttcccacacactgctccccaggcgcctgtcatggctgcccagtgctcactcagggtgatgggttaaatgcagagggcaaatttcactgtgtgcatcgtgtgctgtgctgctgtgtatcacatgtgacaatcacttcactttaaagaaataaaaagttgaGCAACCTCAACTCTCAGTTGCAAAGCTTATCAGCATCGTGTAAAGAAGTGCCTTTAGTTTGactgaataaataattattctagAGCGCATTAagcaaataacatttaaataacatttgattatattaaagtttttttaaataaaggcaGAGGTACATGGCTCACTGAGGGACCTCACCTCACCAGCTTGCACCCAATCTGCTGCCTCAGCTCCTGCCTTTCCATTTCAGAGGTCCTGGGCAGAatattcttctcctccagctctctcTTGCTGGGTCGGTTCCCTAGTTTGATGGCCAGGGTGTCTTTGCGGCGAATTTTGCTGGCAAGGGAATCTACGGGGCAAACAATGGGTGATCaactgaaacaggaagtgagtATCAAGAGCCTGGCCTCTTTTGCAGGAACAGAGAGTGTGAGTACAGGAAGCAGACAAAGACTTCCAAGACCGCTACACACCAAACAATTCCTCCCACTGACATAAAAAAGCTGTGATAGGATTGTGGTAAATAGCCAAGAGCTTGTAATGGTTGTTGTTGGCTGCTCAGAGACTGCTGAGAAGCACCTCTACAGCTAATCAGAAATTATGAAGCAAAATCACACAACATGACCATAGTTCCCTGTCTACACAGGAACCTACATGGCTGCTCTACctgtgttggtgcgggtttcctccgggATCTCTGGTTTCCTCGCTATGTAAAGGTGTGGACACTAGGTGGACTGCTGACTTTAAATTGACCACAGTGTgaatgaattgtgtgtgtgccctgcacAAGGTACCAGCGGGGTCTTAAAAActtgaaaaagttttaaattttgtatttgtaaattAAGGCCTTGAAAAGATTTTTGTTCACAGGTCTAAAATTTTGTCCTCATGGCTTGGAACCATGATGTCACACAGGTGTGCTATCTGACGACACTGATCCAAATGTAACAAACCCGGCGGCATTCACTCTGCTTGACTGCGCTGCCTGGGATGCGATCATTAGAACatggctgcagcagcagaaacgCGCATCAGGTCCCACAGGGCATTTTCACACATGGTAATTTTTTCAAGGTTTCACATCAGGAATGAATTGCAGGGGAATACAGGATAAAATTGCCTGTGTggtgttttgattttttttaccctaATCAGTGACAAGCAGGCAGTTTCAGATGTATAAATATCATGCAGTTAAGCACCAAACACCCCCTCTGAAGTGAAAATAAAAGGTCAATTTCAAGCATCTTCACAGCCATATGTTCTAAGATAGAAATAAGATATTTGACAAGTGGAATACTGAACTTGTCATGATGCAGAGCAATTTTGGTGTTTGAGATGTTTTGGTAAATAGCTGGGTTTTCTAACGCATTTTAGCTAATGGAGGTCAATTCCAGGTGTGCACCAGGTTTGGTGCATGTAGGTTAAAATGACTTTccacaggaagaaaaaacacTTGCATCGTGTTTGAAATGTCGACATTAAGTCACGGTTCAACATATCATAAAGTCCTTATCAGTGTAACACCACCACTGTGAAGCCATACAGAGCAGAGCATTTGCAAGCACAGACATCAAGCCACAACCCCAACAGACTGAACTGAACCCTCAATACATACTTGACATGTATTCTTCatcgtcatcctcctcatcatcttTATAGAGAATCGGGCCATCAGAGTCAGAGTCGGTAGACAGACTTTCTGGGCGGGTGTCTGGAATGACTGTGACTTTGGAGTCCACATTGATGGCATGGACCTGCTGCTCGTCGCTAGATTCAGTGTTACTGGAAAACAGATAGTTCCTCAGAGCAGTTTCATATGGTGAAGAATCAATCAATCTTGTCATGTGACCTCTTCGGATTTCCAAACTTTAGAACAAGCACACGAATCCCTTTATATCTTGTTATAATCACTCATTTCTCCATAATGAATGACCTTATCAAACACAAAACATGGTGCATTTCTTTCATTATGTGAAGTATAATTAATGCATGTGCAGGGTATGCATGTGATATGCATGTGATAACAGTCACATGTGACCAGTGATGCGGATGGGCAGTGTGGGCTTGCCCATGCTATCTGATCTAGCAGAAGAAATACTTTTACTGCACTATTCTCGAAATCTAACAGTATCTAAAAAATTCTCAGCTctcaatccaattgaacatATGGGGGACgtgctggagaaaaaaaaatctaaatccatTTGCCTTCACAGGTGTGGTGGAGCCCATGTCTCAACCAGATAAACCTATAATATACATTATTCATAATGTTATGACGGAAAGGTGTATGACATTAAGATGATGTATGAAAGCAAACATATGTATAAATTGTGGCACTTCTTAAATATCTACTCTGATTATTAAAGTAGTcagggcagtggaggcctagcggttaaggaagcggccctgtaatcggaaagttgcaggttcaaatcccaatccgcctaggtgccaccgagcaaaacactgtctccacacactgctccccgggcgcctgttatgggtGCACGCTGCTCACtaaaaggtgatgggttaaaaccagaggacacatttcaatgtgtgcaccgtgtgcttgctgcagtgtatcacaatgacaagcacttcacttcacaggtcACTCAAATCAGGTGACCTGTGGATAAACACAGAATGAAATTATGCTTTTCTTGTAAAACCTTCATCTGATCAATACAGCCTTATCCAAAACCACATGAAGTATACATTtccttatttattcatatggttCACAACATTCTGTGGTGAACACAATCAGTAGAGCTAGCAGTGAGCTGGTTGCACTGATTGGTAGGAGGAGAGCTGCACTGTTAATTCCTGTGTACAATAACACAGAGACGCATGTGATGTTCTCAGATATAAAGACTAATTCATTCAAAAAGTATATACCTAGGACTGAATTGTGCATTGAACTGTGATAACAGATGTTCTTCACATCTGATAGTATGCTGAATACTGATAATACAAAATGCCAGATTGAGGAATAAAACTAGTATCGttaataatatacataatatgaCATAATATGTACTGATATCCTGACTAGAGACTGTTAATAtggtttgaagaaaaaaaaatcgtatCCATGAGTCTGTTGGTATCATTAAATCGTTAAAAATCCATGTAAATTCCGATATTTGTTTCTTAAAACCTTTTACTGTGCAATAGAGCTGTAATacttataatattataatatgcaTTTATGTGACTGATTTTACAATTTAGAcgtggtgtagttaggactcaaacaatttggttcaatggagacctcagaatTGAGACTCATGGATCTGGGTGATTAAGCCAGGTGATTCATTGATCACGCAGCACTACTGTGCAAGGACTGTGAACTCTGTAGTACTGAATTGTGGATTTACCTTTATTGTGTTCAGGATTCTATGGAACATGGCTCGAGCCGCCACTTATCATGACCCTACACCTAACATGATAACTATAAATATGTTGCGTTGTCAtttgaaatatacattttgctcattttgtCAATGGGTCTTGAATGCCTGAACTTACTGTGTTTTTTCAGGAGATGAAATCTCTTCCATGTGCATGTGATCCCCTGCAGAAGGCTGGGGGAAACTCCTGCTTTCTGAGCTGCTTTTCTCTACGGTGCTACTGGCTTGGCCCATCTGCTTCTCAAAATATGTGGGAAGTCCAGGCTGGCTGGACTGGTTGCCTTGTACTGCAGTGTCATCCAGGCCAGACCCCTCTTCCCCACCGCAGGGCACCTCCAGGTGTGTTTGGTCCTTCTTGTCAGTAGAGGAGTCCCCAGTGAGTGGACAATCAGTTTTGTATGAGGTCTTGGGAGGTCGGGGGGATCTGGAAGGATCTCTTTTCTTGCCCGATTTGCTCTCAGTTCCAGTGTGTTCCCCAGCACCGTTTTTTGCAGTCCTTGCCTTTACTGCTACTGCTGACGATGACAACTGAGATGTGCCTACAGTCTTCTTGGGATTGGTTGACTTGGCTAAGACAACAAGGTAAATAAAACAGTGGAAAGAAACATGCTGATGCTAATTTCTTTATATTCTCAGCACAACAGATCACTTAGCCAATATTCTCTACGCACACATGCATAACAATGAAAGAAGAACTCTGCAAAAATAAAGTGAGACAAGAAGGTAAAGATTGAGTGATTGGTTGTATTTGTAAAAAGGAAAAGCAGAATGCACAGACCAAGCCTTCACAAAAGCAGAGAGGTAGTTATATTATCGATTTGCTGATGTccattattaatgcattaagGTTTTCACTGAATGATTTACTGATTGAATTGAAAATCTTGAACGTCATGCCTGAACTGCACCatatgtacaaataaataataagcagGTTTTGCTAAAACTATGGGCAAGAAAATCCAGACCACTACTCAAGACCAAAAGGAAATGAAGGTTTAACGGTCAAGGTTCATGCACTGACAACCACATGCAGCCATAAGCTGGTCCAGTCAATGCCACTGGTACTCACCATTACCACGGGCATTACTGTTTCGAGGATTTTGCTTGGGTTGAACGGTAGAAGCTTGTTTTGTGGTTTTGGGCAACTTTTTAGTGGCTGACAGCATATCCTTCTTGCCAGCTGCACCCACTGCCCCACCAGGTGATTTGGGAGGAGCAGCATTTGAGCATTTTACTGTGAGAGTCTCCCATGCTCTCGGTCGGATCCCTTTTGGGTCAGGTTTAGGCTCATTCTTTTCTATGGGGAGTACATAGGTGAGCAGAGTACCCTCAACCATAGCGAAGAGGCAAAAAGCaaggttatttaaaaaaaaaaaaaacctggaaaaggaATACCTGCTGCATGATACCTGCTAAATTAAAGCAATGGCAGATAATTTCCATGAAAATGTATAGCatttactttatatataaataaaaaaaaattaccaagaGAATGCGAGATAACAGAGATATTTCCTGAAACATGCTAATTAGACAGGGGAGGTGAGCAACTTACAGAATTAAGAAGaaacacatatatttatttatttatggccaTAAACTTCCATCTATTTGTTGGAGTATAGATTCTCAAGTGGATACATGTGTAAATACATGTGTAAGGTCTCGTTcacctgtgtggatgctttgattttaTACTATAAGCAGAAAAACTGTTGTTGTTCAGTCCATGCTCACCTGACTtcacaaacaccagaaaaaacacctggttcagaTGTTGGTGGAGTCAGGTGAGTGCAACTGAACACAGCCcccttttctgctcattggatcAAGTCTTCTTAAAAAAACAGGCGTGGATTTCTATACTCCAAGTAATGTCGCGTTATAGATCTctgaacactcagagactgataagattgACTTTTCCTCCATTCACGCTTCATGTGTGTTTAGAAggggcagaaagaaaactcacTCGCTTTGATCCTAATGATTGCAAGATAACTGGGACTGTAACGTAGGCGCTGGCACCACAGTCACTACAGGTACTACtttttaatgtgggtttttataccgccaccagaaaatcaccaagcaacatcattataatataattgatcaggttctgcactgcattgatgcagaatcaacttctgcatcacaatgcattgattataaGATTAACTTCAATAC
Above is a genomic segment from Denticeps clupeoides chromosome 8, fDenClu1.1, whole genome shotgun sequence containing:
- the phactr2 gene encoding phosphatase and actin regulator 2 isoform X4 → MTEEDTFPDCKVYKPLCPLQRGRSQSDTSGFRCRIMTRLRAACSVDGLEKSCLANCDGVVGGTQGPQLKQKGKLSTLGKIFKPWKWRKKRTSDKFQDLSRVLERKISTRQSREELIRKGVLIPDQDDPAATEILNGHAVPSIVPEEVKVDIESLEASAEDKSEQSTESDDKTTKSTNPKKTVGTSQLSSSAVAVKARTAKNGAGEHTGTESKSGKKRDPSRSPRPPKTSYKTDCPLTGDSSTDKKDQTHLEVPCGGEEGSGLDDTAVQGNQSSQPGLPTYFEKQMGQASSTVEKSSSESRSFPQPSAGDHMHMEEISSPEKTHNTESSDEQQVHAINVDSKVTVIPDTRPESLSTDSDSDGPILYKDDEEDDDEEYMSNSLASKIRRKDTLAIKLGNRPSKRELEEKNILPRTSEMERQELRQQIGCKLVRRLSQRPTTEELEQRNILKQKNVEEEHEAKQEIKRRLSRKLSVRPTVAELVARRILRFNEYVEVTDAKDYDRRADKPWTRLTPAEKAAIRKELNEFKSKEMEVHEESKQFTRFHRP
- the phactr2 gene encoding phosphatase and actin regulator 2 isoform X3, whose protein sequence is MEHALDGLEKSCLANCDGVVGGTQGPQLKQKGKLSTLGKIFKPWKWRKKRTSDKFQDLSRVLERKISTRQSREELIRKGVLIPDQDDPAATEILNGHAVPSIVPEEVKVDIESLEASAEDKSEQSTESDDKTKKNEPKPDPKGIRPRAWETLTVKCSNAAPPKSPGGAVGAAGKKDMLSATKKLPKTTKQASTVQPKQNPRNSNARGNAKSTNPKKTVGTSQLSSSAVAVKARTAKNGAGEHTGTESKSGKKRDPSRSPRPPKTSYKTDCPLTGDSSTDKKDQTHLEVPCGGEEGSGLDDTAVQGNQSSQPGLPTYFEKQMGQASSTVEKSSSESRSFPQPSAGDHMHMEEISSPEKTHNTESSDEQQVHAINVDSKVTVIPDTRPESLSTDSDSDGPILYKDDEEDDDEEYMSNSLASKIRRKDTLAIKLGNRPSKRELEEKNILPRTSEMERQELRQQIGCKLVRRLSQRPTTEELEQRNILKQKNVEEEHEAKQEIKRRLSRKLSVRPTVAELVARRILRFNEYVEVTDAKDYDRRADKPWTRLTPAEKAAIRKELNEFKSKEMEVHEESKQFTRFHRP
- the phactr2 gene encoding phosphatase and actin regulator 2 isoform X2, whose protein sequence is MGQTSVSTLSQNASVDGLEKSCLANCDGVVGGTQGPQLKQKGKLSTLGKIFKPWKWRKKRTSDKFQDLSRVLERKISTRQSREELIRKGVLIPDQDDPAATEILNGHAVPSIVPEEVKVDIESLEASAEDKSEQSTESDDKTKKNEPKPDPKGIRPRAWETLTVKCSNAAPPKSPGGAVGAAGKKDMLSATKKLPKTTKQASTVQPKQNPRNSNARGNAKSTNPKKTVGTSQLSSSAVAVKARTAKNGAGEHTGTESKSGKKRDPSRSPRPPKTSYKTDCPLTGDSSTDKKDQTHLEVPCGGEEGSGLDDTAVQGNQSSQPGLPTYFEKQMGQASSTVEKSSSESRSFPQPSAGDHMHMEEISSPEKTHNTESSDEQQVHAINVDSKVTVIPDTRPESLSTDSDSDGPILYKDDEEDDDEEYMSNSLASKIRRKDTLAIKLGNRPSKRELEEKNILPRTSEMERQELRQQIGCKLVRRLSQRPTTEELEQRNILKQKNVEEEHEAKQEIKRRLSRKLSVRPTVAELVARRILRFNEYVEVTDAKDYDRRADKPWTRLTPAEKAAIRKELNEFKSKEMEVHEESKQFTRFHRP
- the phactr2 gene encoding phosphatase and actin regulator 2 isoform X1, whose amino-acid sequence is MTEEDTFPDCKVYKPLCPLQRGRSQSDTSGFRCRIMTRLRAACSVDGLEKSCLANCDGVVGGTQGPQLKQKGKLSTLGKIFKPWKWRKKRTSDKFQDLSRVLERKISTRQSREELIRKGVLIPDQDDPAATEILNGHAVPSIVPEEVKVDIESLEASAEDKSEQSTESDDKTKKNEPKPDPKGIRPRAWETLTVKCSNAAPPKSPGGAVGAAGKKDMLSATKKLPKTTKQASTVQPKQNPRNSNARGNAKSTNPKKTVGTSQLSSSAVAVKARTAKNGAGEHTGTESKSGKKRDPSRSPRPPKTSYKTDCPLTGDSSTDKKDQTHLEVPCGGEEGSGLDDTAVQGNQSSQPGLPTYFEKQMGQASSTVEKSSSESRSFPQPSAGDHMHMEEISSPEKTHNTESSDEQQVHAINVDSKVTVIPDTRPESLSTDSDSDGPILYKDDEEDDDEEYMSNSLASKIRRKDTLAIKLGNRPSKRELEEKNILPRTSEMERQELRQQIGCKLVRRLSQRPTTEELEQRNILKQKNVEEEHEAKQEIKRRLSRKLSVRPTVAELVARRILRFNEYVEVTDAKDYDRRADKPWTRLTPAEKAAIRKELNEFKSKEMEVHEESKQFTRFHRP